In Pongo abelii isolate AG06213 chromosome X, NHGRI_mPonAbe1-v2.0_pri, whole genome shotgun sequence, one DNA window encodes the following:
- the LOC112130778 gene encoding histone H2A-Bbd type 2/3, translated as MRGWALVARIHSTGRGNCHLESWPSSLGRAEIAHSTPSMPRRRSHRGSSGAGGRGRTCSRTVRAELSFSVSQVERSLREGHYAQRLSRTAPVYLAAVIEYLTAKVLELAGNEAQNNGERNITPLLLDMVVHNNRLLSTLFDTTTISQVAPGGD; from the coding sequence ATGAGGGGCTGGGCCCTGGTCGCTAGGATACACAGTACTGGACGCGGTAACTGTCATCTTGAGAGTTGGCCAAGCTCTCTAGGCCGAGCCGAGATAGCACACTCAACGCCCAGCATGCCGAGGAGGAGGAGCCATCGAGGGTCCTCCGGTGCTGGTGGCCGGGGGCGGACCTGCTCTCGCACCGTCCGAGCGGAGCTTTCGTTTTCGGTGAGCCAGGTGGAGCGCAGTCTACGGGAGGGCCACTACGCTCAGCGCCTGAGTCGCACGGCGCCGGTCTACCTCGCTGCGGTTATTGAGTACCTGACGGCCAAGGTCCTGGAGCTGGCGGGCAACGAGGCCCAGAACAACGGAGAGAGGAACATCACTCCCCTGctgctggacatggtggttcacaaCAACAGGCTGCTGAGCACCCTTTTCGACACAACCACCATCTCTCAAGTGGCCCCCGGCGGGGACTAG
- the LOC112130779 gene encoding 40-kDa huntingtin-associated protein → MERLWDACSNLDHLHCSRASSSWCPARPRVPSQGLGSASPRPSICIRRSQPGQAPPPIPARPRLRSRSLHITRARGRLGLGSGRGHGHAGSPPRGTQGTSPRPARPPAAAARPEALGAASMAAAAAGLGGGAGPGPEAGDFLARYRLVSNKLKKRFLRKPNVAEAGEQFGQLGRELRAQECLPYAAWCQLAVARCQQALFHGPGEALALTEAARLFLRQERDARQRLVCPAAYGEPLQAAASALGAAVRLHLELGQPAAAAALCLELAAALRDLGQPAAAAGHFQRAAQLQLPQLPLAALQALGEAASCQLLARDYTGALAVFTRMQRLAREHGSHPVQSLPPPPPPGPQPGPGPGATPALPAALLPPNSGSAAPSPAALGAFSDVLVRCEVSRVLLLLLLQPPPAKLLPEHAQTLEKYSWEAFDSHGQESSGQLPEELFLLLQSLVMATHEKDTEAIKSLQVEMWPLLPAEQNHLLHLVLQETISPSGQGV, encoded by the coding sequence ATGGAGAGGCTGTGGGATGCCTGTAGCAACCTAGACCACTTGCATTGCAGCCGAGCTAGCAGCAGCTGGTGCCCCGCCAGGCCCCGCGTACCTTCCCAGGGTCTTGGATCCGCATCCCCGAGACCCTCGATTTGCATACGCCGCTCACAGCCCGGCCAGGCCCCGCCTCCGATCCCGGCCAGGCCCCGCCTCCGATCCCGCTCTTTGCATATCACCAGGGCAAGGGGTAGGCTCGGGCTGGGGAGCGGGCGCGGGCACGGGCACGCCGGCAGCCCGCCGAGGGGGACGCAGGGCACGTCGCCCCGCCCTGCCCGCCCGCCCGCTGCGGCAGCGCGTCCGGAAGCGCTTGGGGCGGCGAGCATGGCGGCAGCGGCGGCAGGCCTGGGCGGCGGCGCCGGCCCGGGACCCGAGGCCGGGGACTTCCTGGCCCGCTACCGGCTGGTATCGAACAAGCTGAAGAAGCGGTTCCTGCGGAAGCCGAACGTGGCGGAGGCCGGCGAGCAGTTCGGACAGCTGGGCCGGGAGCTGCGCGCCCAGGAGTGTCTGCCCTACGCGGCCTGGTGCCAGCTGGCGGTGGCGCGCTGCCAGCAGGCGCTCTTCCACGGGCCCGGGGAGGCGCTGGCCCTCACCGAGGCCGCCCGCCTCTTCCTGCGGCAGGAGCGCGACGCGCGCCAGCGCCTGGTCTGCCCCGCCGCCTACGGGGAGCCGCTGCAGGCCGCCGCCAGCGCCCTGGGCGCCGCGGTGCGTCTGCACCTGGAGCTGGGCcagccggccgccgccgccgccctctGCCTCGAGCTGGCCGCCGCCCTGCGCGACCTGGGCcagccggccgccgccgccggtCACTTCCAGCGCGCCGCCCAGCTCCAGCTGCCCCAGCTGCCCCTGGCCGCGCTGCAGGCGCTTGGCGAGGCCGCCTCCTGCCAGCTGCTGGCGCGCGACTACACTGGCGCCCTGGCGGTCTTCACGCGCATGCAGCGCCTGGCGCGGGAGCACGGCAGCCACCCGGTGCAGTCActgccgccgcccccgccgccgggaCCCCAGCCCGGGCCCGGGCCCGGGGCGACGCCCGCCCTACCGGCCGCGCTGCTTCCTCCGAACTCCGGCTCGGCGGCgccctctcccgccgccctgggcGCCTTCTCGGACGTGCTGGTCCGCTGCGAGGTGTCCCgcgtgctgctgctgctgctcctgcaaCCACCGCCCGCCAAGCTGCTGCCGGAGCACGCCCAGACCCTGGAGAAGTACTCCTGGGAGGCTTTTGACAGCCACGGGCAGGAGAGCAGCGGCCAGCTTCCCGAGGAGCTCTTTCTGCTGCTCCAGTCTTTGGTCATGGCTACCCACGAAAAGGACACGGAAGCCATCAAGTCGCTGCAGGTGGAGATGTGGCCACTGTTGCCTGCTGAGCAGAACCACCTCCTTCACCTCGTTCTGCAAGAAACCATCTCCCCCTCAGGACAGGGAGTCTGA